From the genome of Hymenobacter sp. PAMC 26628, one region includes:
- a CDS encoding energy transducer TonB, whose amino-acid sequence MTFFRSSRRLALAGCVFLAATGAAAAQTMSNAVRAAPTPDSAKVYTYVEQMPQLPGKASIVASIQQGVAPGSGCSGKVFVYFVVGPSGTVKDAKVIKGPDGGCNAAVLAAVRKLPRFRSGRQNGKPVAVSYTVPLTF is encoded by the coding sequence ATGACTTTCTTCCGCTCATCGCGCCGGTTGGCACTGGCTGGCTGCGTTTTTCTGGCCGCTACCGGTGCGGCCGCGGCCCAAACCATGTCCAACGCCGTGCGCGCCGCCCCCACGCCTGATTCGGCCAAGGTGTACACCTACGTCGAGCAAATGCCACAGCTGCCAGGCAAGGCCAGCATTGTAGCGTCCATCCAGCAGGGGGTAGCCCCGGGTAGCGGCTGCAGCGGCAAGGTGTTCGTGTACTTCGTGGTGGGCCCCAGCGGCACAGTGAAGGACGCCAAAGTCATTAAAGGCCCGGACGGCGGCTGCAACGCGGCCGTGCTGGCGGCGGTGCGCAAGCTGCCACGCTTCCGGTCCGGCCGGCAAAACGGCAAGCCCGTGGCGGTTTCCTACACGGTGCCGCTTACTTTTTAG
- a CDS encoding histone deacetylase family protein, which translates to MLPIAFAPSYAHPLPAAHRFPMLKYELLPEQLLHEGTATAADFFVPVPPPDADILRVHDAGYYQRLRLGQLTRQEERVTGFPWSPELFAREVTILGGTIECARRALVHGAAFNIAGGTHHAFRDRGEGFCLLNDQAAAAAWLLANGLAQKVLVVDLDVHQGNGTAAIFQHEPRVFTYSVHGARNYPGRKETSDLDQPLPDGTADAEYLGLLAATLGPLVARVRPDFVFYLAGVDVLATDKLGHLALSRDGCRQRDELVLSLCHAQGLPVVVCMGGGYSARIADIVEAHANTFRVAASLWG; encoded by the coding sequence ATGCTGCCCATTGCCTTCGCGCCCAGCTACGCCCACCCGCTGCCGGCTGCCCACCGCTTCCCGATGCTGAAGTACGAGCTGCTGCCCGAGCAGCTGCTGCACGAAGGCACGGCCACGGCGGCCGATTTTTTCGTGCCCGTGCCCCCGCCGGATGCCGACATTTTGCGGGTGCACGACGCCGGGTACTACCAGCGCCTGCGCCTGGGCCAGCTCACCCGGCAGGAGGAGCGGGTGACGGGTTTTCCGTGGTCGCCGGAGCTGTTTGCGCGCGAAGTCACCATCCTCGGCGGCACCATCGAGTGCGCCCGGCGGGCCCTGGTGCACGGCGCGGCGTTCAACATTGCCGGCGGCACCCACCACGCCTTCCGCGACCGGGGCGAGGGCTTTTGCCTGCTGAACGACCAAGCCGCCGCGGCCGCTTGGCTGCTGGCCAACGGGCTGGCGCAAAAGGTGTTGGTTGTGGACCTGGACGTGCACCAGGGCAACGGCACGGCCGCTATTTTCCAGCACGAGCCGCGCGTGTTCACCTACTCGGTGCACGGGGCCCGCAACTACCCCGGCCGCAAGGAAACCTCCGACCTCGACCAGCCCCTGCCCGACGGCACCGCCGACGCCGAATACCTCGGCCTGCTGGCCGCCACGCTGGGGCCCCTGGTAGCACGCGTGCGCCCCGACTTCGTGTTCTACCTGGCCGGCGTGGATGTGCTGGCCACCGACAAGCTCGGCCACCTGGCCCTGAGCCGCGATGGCTGCCGCCAGCGCGACGAGCTGGTGCTCAGCCTCTGCCACGCCCAGGGCCTGCCCGTGGTGGTGTGCATGGGCGGCGGCTACTCCGCCCGCATCGCCGACATCGTGGAAGCCCACGCCAACACGTTCCGGGTAGCCGCCAGCCTGTGGGGCTGA
- a CDS encoding cellulase family glycosylhydrolase, with product MKRLFLALAALALLGGAAAAQPLPFLHAQGPQVVDAAGRAVRLRGVNVGGWLLQESYILKTDSLGSQGRIKRALLRTLPEAAVEQFYADYRASYVTQADINFVADQGFNCVRVPFHYDLLLTPAQRHARNQALATGNLAAYVGALAGYYDRNELFTQPAQAPGFALLDDVIRWCAARNMYVVLDLHAAPGGQGTDPNINDNLAPLDLWKRRDAKGRLLYQDIAVRLWETLARRYKNTPAVAMYDLINEPHNLNVAHGLSPNHAELNALYSRLITAVRAQGDHHLLLLEGDGYGNNYAGLTPAALTTKDKTNLVYNAHHYWDTNDPRAADATNPDQISRIGGMVKFRAAQHVPVWVGEIGENSNEWLAAAYRALDAAGIGWCHWTLKRVNGRTSLLDVKPYGSILDATGRATLLRNCLFANCQVNRDVVDALTRQLRTNDTQPFASLTVPGRVGAPDYDLGRNGQAYFDAYAEKTGGLQAPAPNAGGAYRNDGVDLSADPAGPGFVVSHTEAGDWLNYTVRIGREAPFAAVLRAANPTAQPARLALSLDGTRLGTFDVPANAAAADWPLAAQGPLPLPPGTHTLRLTVETPGAVLSSMTFKAVPK from the coding sequence GAAACGACTCTTCCTCGCCTTGGCCGCGTTGGCGCTGCTGGGGGGGGCGGCCGCCGCCCAGCCGCTACCCTTTTTGCACGCCCAGGGGCCCCAGGTGGTGGACGCCGCCGGCCGCGCGGTGCGCCTGCGCGGCGTGAACGTGGGCGGCTGGCTGCTCCAGGAAAGCTACATCCTCAAAACCGACTCGCTGGGCTCGCAGGGGCGCATCAAGCGGGCGCTGCTGCGCACGCTGCCCGAGGCGGCAGTGGAGCAGTTCTACGCCGACTACCGGGCCAGTTACGTCACCCAGGCCGACATCAACTTCGTTGCCGACCAGGGCTTTAACTGCGTGCGGGTGCCGTTTCACTACGACCTGCTGCTGACGCCCGCCCAGCGCCACGCCCGCAACCAAGCCCTGGCCACCGGCAACTTGGCCGCCTACGTAGGGGCCCTGGCCGGGTACTACGACCGCAACGAGCTGTTTACGCAGCCCGCCCAGGCCCCCGGCTTCGCCCTGCTCGACGACGTGATAAGGTGGTGCGCCGCCCGCAACATGTACGTGGTGCTGGACCTGCACGCGGCCCCCGGCGGCCAGGGCACCGACCCCAACATCAACGACAACCTGGCCCCGCTCGACCTCTGGAAGCGGCGCGACGCCAAGGGCCGGCTCCTCTACCAAGACATCGCGGTGCGGCTGTGGGAAACGCTGGCCCGGCGCTACAAAAACACCCCCGCCGTGGCCATGTACGACCTCATCAACGAGCCGCACAACCTGAACGTCGCCCACGGCCTCTCGCCCAACCACGCCGAATTGAACGCGCTCTACAGCCGCCTCATCACGGCCGTGCGCGCCCAGGGCGACCATCATTTGCTGCTGCTGGAGGGCGACGGCTACGGCAACAACTACGCCGGCCTGACGCCGGCCGCGCTGACAACCAAGGACAAGACCAACCTCGTCTACAACGCCCACCACTACTGGGACACCAACGACCCGCGGGCCGCCGACGCCACCAACCCCGACCAGATTTCGCGCATCGGGGGCATGGTGAAGTTCCGGGCGGCGCAGCACGTGCCGGTGTGGGTGGGCGAAATCGGCGAGAACTCGAACGAGTGGCTGGCCGCCGCCTACCGGGCCCTCGACGCGGCGGGCATCGGCTGGTGCCACTGGACGCTGAAGCGCGTGAACGGCCGCACCAGCCTGCTCGATGTGAAGCCCTACGGCAGCATCCTGGACGCCACCGGCCGGGCCACGCTGCTGCGCAACTGCCTGTTTGCCAACTGCCAGGTGAACCGCGACGTGGTGGACGCCCTCACCCGCCAGCTCCGCACCAACGATACCCAGCCCTTCGCCTCGCTCACCGTGCCCGGCCGGGTGGGGGCCCCCGACTACGACCTGGGCCGCAACGGCCAGGCGTACTTCGACGCCTACGCCGAGAAAACCGGGGGCCTGCAAGCGCCCGCCCCCAACGCCGGCGGTGCCTACCGCAACGACGGCGTGGACCTCAGCGCCGACCCCGCGGGCCCCGGCTTTGTGGTGAGCCACACCGAGGCCGGCGACTGGCTGAATTACACCGTGCGCATCGGCCGCGAGGCGCCCTTCGCGGCGGTGCTGCGCGCGGCCAATCCCACCGCCCAGCCCGCCCGCCTGGCCCTATCGCTCGACGGCACCCGCCTCGGCACTTTCGACGTGCCCGCCAACGCCGCGGCCGCCGACTGGCCCCTGGCCGCCCAGGGCCCCCTGCCGCTGCCCCCCGGTACCCACACCCTGCGCCTGACGGTGGAAACCCCGGGCGCTGTCCTCAGCAGCATGACGTTCAAGGCCGTCCCGAAATAG
- a CDS encoding methyltransferase domain-containing protein, with protein MLTYRAPGPELMDDLTLASDDLRRNLDELALINTWLGGYRPVLDALARLRPRFPAGRPLRVADLGSGGGDTLRHVARWARQHGVAVELVGIDANQFMLDYARAKSQDYPEISYRQFDIFSAEFQAQPFDVLTCSLFCHHFTDDELRALLRQWARQAQVAVVINDLHRHWLAYGSIWALTRLLGGSYLVRHDAPLSVARAFRRADWVGLLAQAGLAKYELRWRWAFRWQLVIWPS; from the coding sequence GTGCTGACGTACCGGGCCCCAGGCCCCGAGCTGATGGACGACCTGACGCTGGCTTCGGACGATTTGCGCCGCAACCTCGACGAGCTGGCACTCATCAACACCTGGCTGGGCGGCTACCGGCCGGTGCTGGATGCGCTGGCTCGGTTGCGGCCGCGCTTCCCCGCGGGCCGGCCGCTGCGCGTGGCCGACCTAGGCAGCGGCGGCGGCGACACCCTGCGCCACGTGGCCCGCTGGGCCCGCCAGCACGGCGTGGCGGTGGAATTGGTCGGCATTGACGCCAACCAATTCATGCTGGACTACGCCCGCGCCAAAAGCCAGGACTACCCCGAAATCAGCTACCGGCAGTTCGATATTTTCTCGGCCGAATTTCAGGCCCAGCCCTTCGACGTGCTGACGTGCAGCCTATTCTGCCACCACTTCACCGACGACGAGCTGAGGGCCCTGCTGCGGCAGTGGGCCCGGCAGGCGCAAGTGGCCGTGGTCATCAACGACTTGCACCGGCACTGGCTGGCCTACGGCAGCATTTGGGCCCTGACGCGGCTGCTCGGCGGCTCGTACCTGGTGCGGCACGACGCGCCGCTGTCGGTGGCCCGCGCCTTCCGCCGCGCCGATTGGGTGGGGCTGCTGGCCCAAGCGGGCTTGGCAAAATATGAGCTGCGCTGGCGCTGGGCGTTCCGGTGGCAGCTGGTTATCTGGCCGAGTTAG